In a genomic window of Streptomyces sp. NBC_01142:
- a CDS encoding succinic semialdehyde dehydrogenase, translated as MTDSQAPAAAPAALGTNPTAAAPAGARTAADVVTPEVVAQLTRGVVGSGRTANHTPFTGEKLADLPESTPEDVATAFERARAAQPLWAATPARARAAVLLRFHDLVLERQAEVLDLIQLETGKARLHAHEEVQAVAVAARHYGRKAPSYLRAKRHTGVVPTLTKVTELRQPRGVIGQIAPWNYPLELSVGDALPAFVSGNAVVMKPDTETALTALWARDLLIEAGLPAEVFQVVIGEGPVVGPEVVKHADYVSFTGSTRTGREVAQGAAARLIGVSLELGGKNAMLVLHDADVEKAAAGAVRACFSSAGQLCISIERLYVHDSIADDFVERFAARTKAMRLGNSLAYGADMGSLVGDRQLETVTRHVEEAVAKGATLVAGGVARPDIGPLFYEPTILDGVEAPMAVCTEETFGPVVSLYRFTDEDKVVEQANATPYGLNSSVWTKDGKRGHAVAAKLRTGTVNINEGYAPAYGSVQSPMGGMKDSGLSRRHGSEGILKYTEAQTVAQQRLIPLAPSFGMDDEKYAAFMSRSLKAMKALRLR; from the coding sequence ATGACGGACTCGCAGGCCCCCGCAGCCGCCCCCGCCGCCCTCGGCACCAACCCGACGGCCGCCGCCCCGGCCGGTGCGCGCACCGCCGCCGACGTGGTGACCCCCGAGGTGGTCGCCCAGCTCACCCGAGGCGTGGTCGGCTCCGGGCGTACCGCGAACCACACCCCCTTCACCGGGGAGAAGCTGGCGGACCTGCCCGAGTCGACACCCGAGGACGTGGCGACCGCCTTCGAGCGCGCCCGCGCCGCCCAGCCGCTCTGGGCCGCCACCCCGGCCCGTGCCCGCGCCGCCGTCCTCCTGCGCTTCCACGACCTGGTCCTGGAGCGCCAGGCCGAGGTCCTCGACCTCATCCAGCTGGAGACCGGCAAGGCCCGTCTGCACGCGCACGAAGAGGTCCAGGCGGTCGCCGTCGCCGCCCGCCACTACGGCCGCAAGGCCCCCTCCTACCTCAGGGCGAAGCGGCACACCGGCGTCGTACCGACCCTCACCAAGGTCACCGAACTGCGCCAGCCGCGCGGTGTCATCGGCCAGATCGCGCCCTGGAACTACCCCCTCGAACTCTCCGTCGGCGACGCACTGCCCGCCTTTGTCTCCGGCAACGCCGTGGTGATGAAGCCCGACACCGAGACCGCGCTCACGGCGCTGTGGGCCCGCGACCTGCTCATCGAGGCCGGACTCCCCGCCGAGGTCTTCCAGGTCGTCATCGGTGAGGGCCCGGTCGTGGGCCCCGAGGTCGTCAAGCACGCGGACTATGTCTCCTTCACCGGCTCCACCCGCACCGGCCGCGAGGTCGCCCAGGGCGCGGCGGCCCGCCTGATCGGCGTGTCCCTCGAACTCGGCGGCAAGAACGCCATGCTGGTGCTGCACGACGCCGACGTGGAGAAGGCCGCCGCCGGTGCGGTCCGGGCCTGCTTCTCCTCCGCCGGTCAGCTCTGCATCTCCATCGAGCGGCTGTATGTCCACGATTCGATCGCCGACGACTTCGTCGAGCGGTTCGCGGCCCGGACGAAGGCGATGCGCCTCGGCAACTCCCTGGCTTACGGCGCCGACATGGGCTCACTGGTGGGCGATCGCCAGCTGGAGACCGTCACCCGCCATGTCGAGGAGGCCGTCGCCAAGGGCGCCACGCTCGTCGCGGGCGGCGTCGCGCGCCCCGACATCGGCCCGCTCTTCTACGAGCCCACGATCCTCGACGGCGTCGAGGCGCCGATGGCCGTGTGCACCGAGGAGACCTTCGGCCCGGTCGTCTCCCTCTACCGCTTCACGGACGAGGACAAGGTCGTCGAGCAGGCCAACGCCACCCCGTACGGCCTGAACTCCAGCGTCTGGACCAAGGACGGCAAGCGTGGCCATGCGGTCGCGGCGAAGCTGCGCACCGGCACGGTCAACATCAATGAGGGGTACGCACCGGCGTACGGCAGTGTCCAGTCCCCGATGGGCGGCATGAAGGACTCCGGCCTCAGCCGGCGCCACGGCTCCGAGGGCATCCTCAAGTACACCGAGGCCCAGACGGTCGCCCAGCAGCGGCTGATCCCGCTGGCCCCGTCCTTCGGTATGGACGACGAGAAGTACGCGGCGTTCATGAGCCGCAGCCTGAAGGCGATGAAGGCCCTGCGCCTGCGCTAG
- a CDS encoding serine/threonine-protein kinase: MENSQSTGAGLLLAGRYRLSETIGSGGMGKVWRAHDEVLHRVVAVKELTAGRYASEADRIVLHARTQKEARAAARISHPGVVTVHDVLEHDARPWIVMQYVDGPSLADAAKESGRIEAREAARVGLHVLGALRAAHAAGVLHRDVKPANVLLARDGRVLITDFGIAAIEGDSTITRTGEIVGSIDYLAPERVRGADPGPASDLWSLGATLYTAVEGQSPFRRTSPLSTMQAVVGEEPPPPGRAGLLAPVIMALLRKDPADRPSAVEAERMLTEAVEGREPAVPQEQSPTRRLPSEPSPGERVPNQRSTQRMTRRNVPPATSRTAAHPAAPGPDATVPDPLPGAAPAGASVSASGRGTRLRRAAIVVVLAAVVGVGAGLAAMKYGGGTEGGERTGTQATQPGSNSTGRPGWHRVKDPEGFSLLVPDGWTRQLDGDQIDYTPDSGRHRIRISSDTSPDFENPYMHMLDMEKRLGTRLPDYLRVKLGPNHFRDQPQSALWEFTWTEKQNHPGKRRAIDQMYFEDDGTEYALYMSGPAEDWAKTREQFDIVVQSWRPPA; this comes from the coding sequence GTGGAAAACTCTCAGAGCACGGGCGCGGGTCTTCTGCTTGCCGGGCGCTACCGGTTGAGCGAGACCATCGGCAGCGGTGGCATGGGCAAGGTCTGGCGCGCACACGATGAGGTGCTGCACAGAGTTGTCGCGGTCAAGGAGCTGACGGCGGGCCGGTACGCATCAGAGGCGGACCGGATCGTCCTGCATGCCCGCACCCAGAAGGAGGCCCGGGCCGCCGCCCGGATCAGCCACCCCGGTGTCGTCACCGTCCATGATGTGCTCGAGCATGACGCCCGCCCCTGGATCGTCATGCAGTACGTCGACGGCCCCTCCCTCGCCGACGCCGCCAAGGAGTCGGGGCGGATCGAGGCCCGTGAGGCCGCCCGGGTCGGTCTGCATGTCCTCGGCGCACTGCGCGCCGCGCACGCCGCGGGTGTGCTGCACCGGGACGTCAAGCCTGCCAACGTACTGCTCGCCCGCGACGGCCGGGTGCTGATCACCGATTTCGGGATCGCCGCCATCGAGGGCGACTCGACGATCACCAGGACCGGCGAAATCGTGGGGTCCATCGACTACTTGGCGCCCGAGCGGGTGCGCGGCGCCGACCCGGGGCCCGCCTCCGACCTGTGGTCGCTCGGGGCAACGCTCTACACGGCGGTGGAGGGGCAGTCGCCGTTCCGTCGTACGTCGCCTCTCTCCACCATGCAGGCCGTCGTCGGGGAGGAGCCGCCGCCTCCCGGCAGGGCGGGTCTGCTCGCGCCCGTGATCATGGCGCTGCTGCGCAAGGATCCGGCCGACCGGCCGTCGGCCGTCGAGGCCGAGCGGATGCTGACGGAGGCGGTGGAGGGGCGGGAGCCGGCGGTGCCGCAGGAGCAGTCGCCGACCCGGCGGCTGCCGAGCGAACCCTCGCCGGGTGAACGGGTGCCGAACCAGCGGTCGACGCAGCGGATGACCCGGCGGAACGTTCCGCCTGCAACATCCCGTACGGCCGCCCATCCGGCCGCGCCGGGGCCCGACGCGACCGTGCCGGACCCTCTCCCCGGCGCGGCGCCCGCGGGGGCGTCGGTATCCGCGTCCGGTCGCGGCACACGCCTGCGCAGGGCTGCCATCGTTGTCGTCCTCGCGGCGGTGGTCGGCGTGGGCGCGGGCCTCGCCGCCATGAAGTACGGCGGCGGCACCGAAGGCGGGGAGCGGACGGGCACGCAGGCGACGCAGCCCGGCAGCAACTCCACCGGACGGCCCGGCTGGCACCGCGTCAAGGATCCGGAAGGCTTCAGCCTCCTGGTGCCGGACGGCTGGACGCGCCAGTTGGACGGCGACCAGATCGACTACACGCCCGACAGCGGTCGCCATCGCATCAGGATCAGCAGCGATACCTCACCCGACTTCGAGAACCCCTATATGCACATGCTGGACATGGAGAAGCGGCTGGGCACGCGACTGCCCGACTATCTGAGGGTGAAGCTGGGCCCCAATCACTTCCGAGACCAGCCGCAGTCTGCGCTGTGGGAGTTCACCTGGACGGAGAAGCAGAACCACCCCGGCAAGCGGCGGGCGATCGACCAGATGTATTTCGAGGACGACGGTACGGAGTACGCGCTCTACATGTCGGGACCCGCTGAGGACTGGGCGAAGACCCGGGAGCAGTTCGACATCGTGGTGCAGAGCTGGCGGCCTCCGGCATGA
- a CDS encoding serine/threonine-protein kinase produces MSEETRLIVGRYRLLDRLGRGGMGTVWRADDELLGRRVAVKELHVDEGGIGRSASPYTSAAAPLREARAVARVKHPHVIVVHDVVVDDGLPYIVMELVDGGSLADRIARGGPVDVAEAARIGLALLGALRAAHGLGVLHRDLKPANVLLEESTGRVVLTDFGIAYLAGSTTITESGSFVGSPEYTAPERMQGVTAGPESDLWSLGVLLCAVVSGESPFRRDSLGGILHAVVEDEIRPPAQVAPLLPVVLGLLERDPARRLGAAQAEELLRTYVTTGSVPAAVAGHYSPTQQDVPRTPVLPVAVPPTPTPAPTPTPPTPTPTPSPAPASRRRAPLLAAAALVAALAGAGAVTAVVMQGGGDGDAGRSTDAVPSRSVEGRTPEVRTDQSPAPATTPTPRVSVTVPEGYRAVTDPGGFALAVPDGFARSHDDKRVYYMPPDKGIRIGIRVQDRAPDGPLGAMRGSDVQGPDTNPGYRDGKVTATTHNGLPAALWEFTWNGFSRAEGPRRTLDICWDEGGRMYDVWVSAPVGRLDEARRHFDTVLDSFTAAG; encoded by the coding sequence GTGTCCGAGGAAACGCGCCTGATCGTGGGCCGCTACCGGCTCCTGGACCGGTTGGGCCGCGGGGGCATGGGCACCGTGTGGCGCGCGGACGACGAACTGCTGGGCCGTCGTGTCGCCGTCAAGGAGCTTCATGTCGACGAGGGCGGCATCGGACGCTCCGCGTCCCCGTACACCTCTGCCGCCGCACCGCTGCGCGAGGCCCGTGCCGTTGCCCGGGTCAAGCACCCGCACGTCATCGTCGTCCATGACGTGGTGGTGGACGACGGACTTCCGTACATCGTCATGGAGCTGGTCGACGGCGGCTCGCTCGCCGACCGGATCGCGCGCGGCGGGCCCGTCGATGTGGCCGAGGCCGCGCGGATCGGGCTCGCGCTGCTGGGCGCGCTGCGGGCCGCCCACGGGCTCGGGGTGCTGCACCGGGACCTGAAGCCCGCCAACGTACTGCTCGAGGAGTCCACCGGGCGCGTGGTCCTCACCGACTTCGGCATCGCGTACCTCGCCGGGTCCACGACGATCACGGAGTCGGGGTCGTTCGTCGGGTCCCCGGAGTACACCGCGCCGGAGCGGATGCAGGGCGTCACGGCCGGTCCCGAGTCGGATCTGTGGTCGCTCGGGGTGCTGCTGTGCGCGGTTGTCAGCGGCGAGTCCCCCTTCCGTCGTGACTCGTTGGGCGGCATTCTGCACGCGGTCGTCGAGGACGAGATCCGGCCGCCCGCCCAGGTCGCGCCCCTGTTGCCGGTCGTGCTGGGGCTGCTGGAGCGGGACCCGGCGCGTCGGCTCGGCGCGGCGCAGGCGGAAGAGCTGCTGCGTACGTACGTCACGACGGGTTCCGTACCGGCGGCGGTCGCGGGGCACTACTCGCCCACCCAGCAGGACGTGCCCCGCACGCCCGTGCTTCCCGTTGCGGTACCGCCCACGCCCACGCCTGCGCCCACGCCCACACCGCCCACCCCGACCCCCACACCCAGCCCCGCGCCCGCGTCCCGCCGCCGTGCGCCCCTGCTGGCCGCCGCCGCGCTTGTCGCCGCGCTGGCCGGCGCGGGAGCGGTCACCGCGGTCGTGATGCAGGGCGGCGGCGACGGGGACGCGGGCAGGAGTACGGATGCCGTGCCGAGCCGGAGCGTCGAGGGCCGTACGCCTGAGGTACGCACGGACCAGTCGCCCGCCCCGGCCACGACGCCCACCCCCAGGGTCTCCGTGACCGTGCCGGAGGGCTATCGCGCGGTGACCGACCCCGGCGGTTTCGCGCTCGCCGTCCCCGACGGCTTCGCCCGCTCCCACGACGACAAACGGGTCTACTACATGCCGCCGGACAAGGGCATCAGGATCGGCATCCGCGTCCAGGACCGGGCCCCTGACGGCCCGCTCGGTGCGATGCGGGGCTCGGACGTCCAAGGCCCCGACACCAACCCCGGCTACCGCGACGGCAAGGTCACGGCGACCACGCACAACGGGCTGCCCGCCGCGCTCTGGGAGTTCACCTGGAACGGCTTCTCCCGGGCGGAGGGCCCGCGGCGCACCTTGGACATCTGCTGGGACGAGGGCGGGCGGATGTACGACGTGTGGGTCTCGGCCCCGGTCGGCCGACTGGACGAGGCGCGACGGCACTTCGACACCGTGCTCGACTCCTTCACCGCCGCCGGCTGA
- a CDS encoding GMC oxidoreductase — protein MPEVPPAQNQAAQDQVAQSRAAQSQDESAHDYDYDYDVIVVGSGFGGSVSALRLTEKGYRVGVLEAGRRFTRDTLPKNSWDIKNYLWAPALGLFGIQRVHLLAKVMVLAGAGVGGGSLNYANTLYVPPTPFFEDRQWASITDWKSELAPYYDQARRMLGVRLNPTTTPSDVHLKATAQAMGVGDSFHMAPVGVFFGDGRDAVGEDGVGTAKARPGATVDDPYFGGVGPSRKACTECGECMTGCRHGAKNTLNENYLYLAEKAGAVIHPMTTVSAISEDPQGGYHVTTVPTDARKKGPRKVLRARKVVVAAGTYGTQTLLHTMKDRGLLPRISSRLGELTRTNSEAVVGAQTSERRYRKRHGGTKADFTRGVAITSSIHPNDNTHIEPVRYGKGSNAMGAMSILQVPYGSRRVLGWLGHAARHPLMLARSLSNRRWSERTIIGLVMQSLDNSLTTYRKPGGIGKGLLHARQGHGSPNPMQIAEATQAATLLAQEINGFAGSNVGELIGTPLTAHFLGGCAIGASAQDGVIDPYHRLYGHPGISVVDGAAVSANLGVNPSLTITAQAERAMSFWPNKGEEDPRPQQGAAYERLAAVEPKSPAVPAEAFGALKLPFLGIPAVPPKE, from the coding sequence ATGCCCGAGGTACCCCCTGCCCAGAATCAGGCTGCCCAGGACCAGGTTGCCCAGAGCCGGGCGGCCCAGAGTCAGGATGAATCCGCCCACGACTACGACTACGACTACGACGTCATCGTCGTCGGCTCGGGCTTCGGTGGCTCGGTCTCCGCGCTGCGGCTGACCGAGAAGGGCTACCGGGTCGGTGTCCTGGAGGCGGGCCGCCGCTTCACGCGCGACACCCTCCCCAAGAACTCCTGGGACATCAAGAACTACCTCTGGGCCCCGGCGCTCGGCCTCTTCGGCATCCAGCGCGTGCATCTGCTGGCCAAGGTGATGGTGCTGGCCGGAGCGGGTGTCGGCGGCGGCTCCCTCAACTACGCCAACACCCTGTACGTACCGCCCACTCCGTTCTTCGAGGACCGTCAGTGGGCGTCCATCACCGACTGGAAGTCGGAGCTGGCGCCGTACTACGACCAGGCCAGGCGGATGCTGGGCGTACGGCTCAACCCGACGACCACCCCCTCCGACGTGCATCTGAAGGCGACGGCGCAGGCGATGGGCGTCGGCGACAGTTTCCATATGGCGCCGGTCGGTGTCTTCTTCGGGGACGGCAGGGACGCCGTCGGCGAGGACGGAGTCGGCACGGCGAAGGCCAGGCCGGGAGCCACGGTGGACGACCCGTACTTCGGTGGCGTGGGCCCGTCCCGCAAGGCGTGCACCGAGTGCGGGGAGTGCATGACGGGCTGCCGTCACGGCGCGAAGAACACCCTCAACGAGAACTATCTCTACCTCGCCGAGAAGGCCGGCGCGGTCATCCACCCCATGACGACGGTCTCCGCGATCAGCGAGGACCCGCAGGGCGGCTACCACGTCACCACTGTGCCGACCGATGCGCGCAAGAAGGGCCCGAGGAAGGTGCTGCGGGCCCGGAAGGTCGTCGTCGCGGCGGGGACGTACGGCACCCAGACCCTGCTGCACACCATGAAGGACCGCGGTCTGCTGCCGCGTATCTCGTCCCGGCTGGGCGAGCTGACCCGTACGAACTCCGAGGCGGTGGTGGGTGCGCAGACCAGCGAACGCCGCTACCGCAAGCGGCACGGAGGGACGAAGGCCGACTTCACCCGGGGTGTCGCCATCACGTCCTCGATCCACCCGAACGACAACACCCACATCGAGCCCGTCCGCTACGGCAAGGGCTCCAACGCGATGGGCGCGATGTCCATCCTCCAGGTGCCGTACGGGAGCCGCAGGGTGCTGGGCTGGCTCGGCCATGCGGCCAGGCACCCGCTGATGCTGGCCCGGTCGTTGTCCAACCGCCGCTGGTCGGAGCGGACGATCATCGGGCTGGTCATGCAGTCGCTGGACAACTCCCTGACCACGTACCGCAAGCCGGGCGGCATCGGCAAGGGACTGCTGCACGCCCGACAGGGGCACGGCAGCCCCAACCCGATGCAGATCGCCGAGGCGACACAGGCGGCGACTCTGCTGGCACAGGAGATCAACGGCTTCGCGGGCAGCAATGTCGGCGAGCTCATCGGTACGCCGCTGACCGCGCACTTCCTGGGCGGCTGCGCGATCGGCGCCTCGGCCCAGGACGGCGTGATCGACCCGTACCACCGGCTGTACGGCCACCCCGGCATCTCGGTTGTCGACGGCGCGGCGGTCTCGGCGAACCTCGGCGTGAACCCGTCCCTGACGATCACGGCGCAGGCGGAGCGGGCGATGTCGTTCTGGCCCAACAAGGGCGAGGAGGACCCGCGTCCGCAGCAGGGAGCGGCGTACGAACGTCTCGCGGCGGTCGAGCCGAAGTCCCCGGCGGTCCCGGCGGAGGCGTTCGGCGCGCTGAAGCTGCCGTTCCTGGGCATCCCGGCGGTCCCCCCGAAGGAGTAG
- a CDS encoding serine/threonine protein kinase, with product MDDYAGRVLADRYRLPLPPSDEYELVETRAFDTYSGQEVLVRQVPLPEVVDAEVVDTDGSAGAAAPRGTQGNPGTQGRTTRRPADPAVRRAVEAAQAAAQIPDHPRLDQVFDVFAEGGSLWIVSERVAARPLAALLAEKVLSPYRAAEIASDVLTALRVLHAHGWTHRNITVRTVLVCDDGRVVLTGLASGAAEEALCGYAPVPEADYEAPDHEAPGHEVVDHEEVDDDDSAYDDSAYGESAYGESAYGESAYDESAYDESAYDEFGDRDHQVGTVPAARAALETTHSTEVEVALPGSGGGSGSGGGVPDVRAARAGAIAAYRAGARAAARVNEDQGQGGASGTAGGGPVQGGFDPDWWSRPATERHAGFDVHAAEDDDEDAEEDEFGDGASGGWRPGGTARLAGTWHDAPLPGRDGPGPVPAGGNTDPYGGELPYGYRRAAPDDAYGGRPTGPTGPAGPARPTRPASTARPALPAPAPAPAASAGPGSGPGARSSGGGSGSWERGAGGGEALRADAQRRPTVAEASAPTGRWDELVASGSTPEFRGPATPLAAERARQARIAVVGAVTERWAPEQAGPVHENWQLAAPVGPATDLWALGALLYRSVQGHAPYPEESAAELVQLVCAEPPAFAEECGPLRPVVESLLRQDPTERPDFEELRGWLRSLVRSAPEPEAGMDVVPLPSSAVDGTRLPVVRRRGELVRRKRRGGSAEVVHGRHRHKKTKGTRERRGSTKRAPRALGRTLLLLILLLLVAAVAYAVLFMPKSEQRQQEQPQGKGGTRPSAAGPSPDRTAPQSPDSPKTTPDPTRSPSEQEPQTSAPAKNLPHGYALRTDPEGFQIAVDKTWQRRPINDVGQVRYADGDFTLIVVPGRDSVTANGDDPLVYQRDKERELQPFRDSSWAGATGLRRVEIGQQVMAEGQFTWQDSNGREVYVRNLALIVKGSYHVIQVIGPEDQRDKVAEIYQQATTTYRAAR from the coding sequence GTGGACGACTATGCGGGAAGGGTGCTCGCCGACCGCTACCGCCTGCCGTTGCCGCCCTCCGACGAGTACGAACTGGTCGAGACCCGTGCATTCGACACGTACAGCGGGCAGGAAGTCCTGGTGCGGCAGGTGCCGTTACCGGAAGTCGTGGACGCGGAGGTCGTCGACACGGACGGGTCGGCCGGAGCGGCGGCGCCCAGGGGGACCCAAGGGAATCCGGGTACTCAGGGGCGTACGACGCGGCGGCCCGCGGATCCGGCGGTGCGGCGGGCGGTCGAGGCCGCGCAGGCTGCCGCACAGATCCCCGACCACCCGCGTCTCGACCAGGTCTTCGACGTGTTCGCCGAGGGCGGCTCGCTCTGGATAGTGAGTGAACGTGTCGCGGCACGCCCGCTGGCGGCGCTCCTCGCGGAGAAGGTGCTCAGCCCGTACCGGGCGGCAGAAATCGCCTCCGATGTCCTCACCGCGCTGCGCGTGCTCCATGCGCACGGCTGGACCCACCGGAACATCACCGTCCGTACGGTGCTCGTCTGCGACGACGGGCGGGTGGTCCTGACCGGCCTGGCGTCGGGCGCGGCCGAGGAGGCGCTGTGCGGGTACGCCCCGGTGCCGGAGGCCGACTACGAAGCGCCGGACCATGAAGCGCCCGGCCATGAAGTGGTCGACCATGAAGAGGTCGATGACGACGACTCCGCGTACGACGACTCCGCGTACGGCGAGTCCGCGTACGGCGAGTCCGCGTACGGCGAGTCCGCGTACGACGAGTCCGCGTACGACGAGTCTGCGTACGACGAGTTCGGCGACCGCGATCACCAGGTGGGTACGGTGCCGGCGGCGAGGGCCGCGCTCGAGACCACCCACTCGACGGAGGTGGAGGTCGCACTGCCCGGCAGCGGGGGCGGAAGCGGCAGCGGGGGCGGCGTGCCGGATGTCCGTGCTGCCAGAGCGGGCGCCATCGCCGCGTACCGCGCGGGCGCCCGGGCCGCCGCGCGCGTCAATGAGGACCAGGGCCAGGGGGGCGCGTCCGGCACCGCCGGGGGCGGCCCCGTGCAGGGCGGCTTCGACCCGGACTGGTGGTCCAGGCCGGCGACCGAGCGGCACGCGGGCTTCGATGTGCACGCGGCCGAGGACGACGACGAGGACGCGGAGGAGGACGAGTTCGGCGACGGCGCTTCGGGCGGCTGGCGTCCGGGCGGCACCGCCCGGCTGGCGGGAACGTGGCACGACGCCCCGCTGCCGGGCCGCGACGGCCCCGGTCCTGTACCGGCGGGCGGCAACACGGATCCGTACGGCGGCGAACTGCCGTACGGGTACCGGCGGGCGGCTCCGGACGATGCGTACGGCGGAAGGCCCACAGGGCCCACAGGGCCGGCGGGGCCGGCCCGACCGACCAGGCCGGCGAGTACCGCGCGGCCCGCGCTTCCGGCCCCGGCCCCGGCCCCGGCCGCGTCCGCGGGACCGGGCTCCGGCCCCGGTGCTCGGTCCTCCGGTGGCGGGAGCGGCAGTTGGGAGCGCGGCGCCGGGGGCGGGGAAGCCCTGCGGGCCGACGCTCAGCGCCGGCCCACCGTGGCCGAGGCCAGTGCCCCCACCGGGCGGTGGGACGAACTTGTCGCGAGCGGCAGCACGCCCGAGTTCCGCGGCCCCGCCACACCGCTGGCCGCCGAGCGCGCCCGGCAGGCCCGGATCGCGGTCGTCGGCGCCGTCACCGAGCGGTGGGCGCCCGAGCAGGCCGGGCCCGTGCACGAGAACTGGCAGCTGGCAGCCCCGGTGGGACCGGCAACCGATCTGTGGGCGCTGGGCGCGCTGCTGTACCGGTCCGTGCAGGGCCACGCCCCGTACCCCGAGGAGAGCGCCGCCGAGCTCGTCCAGCTCGTCTGTGCCGAGCCGCCCGCCTTCGCCGAGGAGTGCGGGCCGCTGCGCCCGGTCGTCGAGTCGCTGCTGCGCCAGGACCCCACGGAGCGCCCGGACTTCGAGGAGCTGCGCGGCTGGCTGCGTTCGCTCGTACGGTCCGCGCCCGAGCCCGAGGCCGGTATGGACGTCGTGCCGCTGCCGTCGAGTGCCGTCGACGGCACGCGGCTGCCTGTCGTACGTCGCCGGGGCGAGCTGGTGCGTCGCAAGCGCCGCGGCGGTTCGGCCGAGGTGGTCCACGGCCGCCACCGCCACAAGAAGACCAAGGGCACGCGGGAGCGGCGCGGGAGTACGAAGCGCGCACCGAGGGCGCTCGGGCGCACCCTCCTGCTGCTGATACTGCTCCTCCTGGTGGCCGCCGTGGCGTACGCCGTGCTGTTCATGCCGAAGTCCGAGCAGCGGCAGCAGGAGCAGCCGCAGGGCAAGGGCGGCACTCGTCCGTCGGCGGCCGGTCCGAGCCCGGACCGTACGGCTCCCCAGTCGCCGGATTCCCCGAAGACGACCCCCGACCCCACCCGCAGCCCGTCCGAGCAGGAGCCCCAGACCTCGGCCCCGGCCAAGAACCTGCCCCACGGCTATGCGCTGCGTACGGACCCCGAAGGCTTCCAGATCGCCGTCGACAAGACCTGGCAGCGCCGCCCGATCAATGATGTCGGCCAAGTCCGCTATGCCGACGGAGACTTCACGCTGATCGTTGTCCCCGGCCGCGACAGCGTGACAGCGAACGGCGACGACCCGCTGGTCTATCAGCGTGACAAGGAGCGCGAGCTTCAGCCGTTCCGGGACTCCTCCTGGGCCGGCGCGACCGGGCTGCGCCGCGTCGAGATCGGTCAGCAGGTCATGGCGGAGGGGCAGTTCACCTGGCAGGACAGCAACGGCCGTGAGGTGTACGTACGCAATCTCGCCCTGATCGTCAAAGGCAGCTATCACGTCATCCAGGTGATCGGCCCCGAGGACCAGCGCGACAAGGTGGCGGAGATCTACCAGCAGGCCACGACCACTTACCGCGCCGCCCGCTGA